The following proteins are co-located in the archaeon BMS3Bbin15 genome:
- a CDS encoding ribbon-helix-helix protein, copG family: protein MDAKEKKSVEKEKKKYTITFPPAETSVLREYAEKEGVSMAEIIRRALNFYQVRLKAKEENMDVVLEDKERKNKVLIVGP from the coding sequence ATGGACGCAAAAGAGAAAAAATCGGTTGAAAAAGAAAAGAAGAAATATACAATAACCTTTCCACCTGCAGAAACCAGTGTTCTCAGGGAATATGCTGAAAAGGAGGGAGTGTCGATGGCAGAGATTATCAGGAGAGCTCTTAATTTCTATCAGGTCCGATTAAAAGCCAAAGAGGAAAATATGGATGTAGTATTAGAAGACAAGGAACGTAAAAATAAGGTGCTAATTGTGGGGCCATGA
- the proS gene encoding proline--tRNA ligase: protein MKEKWRNRFGEWYSDIIEKAEILDIRYPVKGIYVWLPYGFKIRRYVLATIRNELEKRAHEETLFPLLIPDYELAKEGKHIKGFEDEVYWVTHGGRDPLEVKLALRPTSETAVYPMFALWIRSHADFPVKIYQIVNTFRYETKHTRPLIRLREITTFCEAHTCHGSYEEAEAQVKEGVESYSSIFKALGIPFILSRRPKWDKFPGADYTLAFDTLFPDGRTLQIGTVHQLGQNFAKTFEITFENLEGEQEYVYQTCYGMSDRVIAALLSLHGDDSGLSLIPEVAPVQVVIIPVWKKGHIDEVNREIEKIEKELVEYRVHIDNRDKRPGRKYYDWEIKGVPLRLEVGIRDIENQVVTFVRRDTGEKSPVKREELRGKVEEVLKDIEKNLSERAQKYLESRIFKVYSIENVKEVVYKKKGIAKTLWCGRKDCGMDIEERADVDILGILEEEVEGSCIGCDEKAKKQVIMGRSY from the coding sequence ATGAAAGAGAAGTGGAGGAACAGATTTGGAGAATGGTACAGCGATATTATTGAGAAAGCTGAGATTCTAGACATTAGATATCCTGTTAAAGGGATTTATGTCTGGCTGCCTTATGGCTTTAAAATTCGCAGATATGTGCTTGCTACAATCAGGAATGAACTTGAAAAACGTGCTCATGAAGAAACCCTTTTCCCATTATTAATTCCGGACTACGAGCTTGCAAAGGAGGGAAAGCACATAAAGGGCTTTGAGGATGAGGTTTACTGGGTTACCCATGGTGGAAGAGACCCTCTTGAGGTTAAACTTGCCCTGAGACCAACTTCAGAGACTGCCGTTTACCCGATGTTCGCTCTCTGGATTCGTTCCCATGCCGACTTTCCAGTGAAAATCTATCAGATTGTGAATACCTTCAGATATGAGACAAAGCACACAAGGCCTTTAATAAGACTCAGAGAGATTACAACATTCTGTGAAGCTCATACCTGCCATGGAAGCTATGAAGAGGCGGAAGCTCAGGTAAAGGAGGGTGTGGAGAGCTATTCATCCATATTCAAAGCCCTTGGAATACCATTTATACTGAGCAGACGCCCGAAATGGGACAAGTTTCCTGGTGCGGATTATACTCTTGCCTTTGATACCCTGTTCCCTGACGGAAGAACGCTTCAGATAGGTACAGTGCATCAGCTCGGTCAGAACTTCGCAAAAACTTTTGAAATCACATTTGAAAATCTGGAAGGAGAGCAGGAGTATGTGTATCAGACCTGCTATGGAATGAGCGACAGAGTAATTGCAGCCCTATTGTCTCTTCACGGTGATGATTCAGGATTATCTTTAATCCCGGAAGTTGCTCCAGTTCAGGTGGTGATTATACCTGTATGGAAAAAAGGTCACATAGATGAGGTTAACAGGGAAATTGAGAAAATAGAGAAGGAACTCGTGGAATATAGAGTTCACATAGACAATAGAGACAAAAGGCCAGGGAGGAAATATTATGACTGGGAAATTAAGGGGGTGCCTTTAAGACTTGAAGTCGGTATAAGAGATATTGAAAATCAGGTTGTAACCTTTGTTAGAAGAGATACAGGGGAAAAGTCTCCTGTTAAAAGAGAAGAACTCAGAGGGAAGGTGGAGGAAGTTCTGAAAGATATTGAAAAAAATCTTTCGGAAAGAGCACAGAAATATCTGGAAAGCAGGATATTTAAGGTTTACAGTATAGAAAATGTTAAAGAAGTTGTTTATAAGAAGAAAGGTATTGCAAAGACTCTCTGGTGTGGGAGAAAGGATTGTGGTATGGACATTGAGGAAAGGGCTGACGTTGATATTCTTGGTATACTGGAGGAAGAGGTAGAAGGTAGCTGTATAGGATGCGATGAAAAGGCTAAAAAACAGGTAATTATGGGTAGAAGCTATTGA
- the pdhS gene encoding cell-division control histidine kinase PdhS: protein MVVDKLLKLPRRSIILELAVVLLLVSTIPLLVNSYETIKVSKHALKEEILIQSHIISTTLGSSVLHFVQMEKRITEDFGSDGFIRNSLEEIESGHKQTEVVLSQYLVKNKLPLHGEIRYINIYNMEGRVVASTSESKIGEVDAHKQYFVKGLERPYIGSDELDLISVRIIPIASPIKSITTGKVIGVIVNFVDMRGLEELINSSLYMVSLHKVNKSVPPGIVNNLNFYIGTTQGEVIYSAFQKNINFKVSQIPLEECRNNSRSVNGIYNNYKGIKVLGAYTCLPELKWIIAVEIPEKVAFYNINVLKEETFRIMIISIFLIIVLVYFSIKWLSSPILDLTEAAKNIGSGNFNSKVNIKRNNELGLLGDAFNKMVDNLNENIKKYIDLVETSPDAIISVDKKGRIVVWNRAAEQVFGYSKEEVLGKDITGLGIIADCIYEINKESPVHRKTGECYGFRKNGESFPIEFSFSKTEVDSSVVTTFIIRDMTEKKEILEKLEESEAKSRSIIDASNDAIIVGDENGNIILWNPAAEQLFGYKKEEALGRGFDQLIVPEGYRHVPREAYRRVLKTKKLAREGHIIEAEGLKKDGTRFPVEHTASLFEIEGRVRVVAILRDITEKKEIEEELRKGNKELQKAYHRLKSLDTLKRDIISNVSHEILTPVTLAKGFIDVAMYENEPDMIKDYLKQVKSALIRMEYVVEDLVEVSKLDVEIRPEDMSEVDIEKIIDEIIAMKKEMAALKGVVIKTKINVSKIKANEDKIKHILRDLIDNAIKFNKPDGEVLIEVEKEGSNVKIVVSDTGIGIPEDKIDMIFQPLTQLDPSTRRAYSGTGTGLAVVKKIIEAHKGTIDVKSRVGEGTTFIITLPQ from the coding sequence ATGGTGGTGGATAAGCTGTTAAAATTGCCACGGAGAAGTATAATTCTGGAGCTGGCAGTGGTTCTGCTTTTAGTATCAACTATCCCTCTTTTAGTAAACAGTTATGAAACAATTAAAGTTTCAAAGCATGCTCTTAAAGAAGAAATTTTAATTCAATCTCATATTATATCAACAACTCTTGGAAGCAGTGTGCTTCATTTTGTACAGATGGAGAAGAGAATAACAGAAGATTTCGGTTCAGACGGTTTTATAAGAAATTCTCTTGAGGAGATTGAGAGTGGACACAAACAAACTGAAGTTGTACTGAGTCAGTATCTTGTTAAGAATAAGCTTCCACTTCATGGAGAAATCCGTTATATAAATATTTATAACATGGAGGGCAGGGTTGTCGCTTCAACATCTGAAAGCAAGATTGGAGAGGTTGATGCGCATAAACAATATTTTGTAAAGGGGCTTGAAAGGCCATATATAGGCAGTGATGAGCTTGATTTAATTAGTGTGAGAATTATTCCAATAGCCTCTCCTATAAAATCAATAACCACAGGTAAGGTTATAGGAGTAATTGTAAACTTTGTAGACATGAGGGGTCTCGAGGAATTAATAAACTCATCTTTGTATATGGTTAGTTTGCATAAAGTCAATAAATCAGTACCGCCTGGAATTGTAAATAACCTTAACTTTTATATAGGTACCACTCAGGGCGAAGTAATATACTCTGCGTTTCAAAAAAATATAAACTTTAAAGTATCACAGATTCCTTTAGAAGAATGCAGAAATAACTCCAGAAGTGTCAATGGTATTTATAATAACTATAAGGGAATAAAGGTTCTGGGAGCCTATACCTGCTTACCTGAACTTAAATGGATTATTGCGGTCGAAATACCTGAAAAAGTTGCTTTCTACAATATAAATGTATTGAAAGAAGAAACTTTTAGAATCATGATTATATCTATATTTTTAATTATTGTTCTTGTATATTTCAGTATTAAATGGCTCTCTTCTCCTATTTTAGATTTGACAGAGGCAGCAAAAAATATTGGAAGCGGTAATTTCAATTCAAAGGTTAATATAAAAAGAAATAATGAGCTTGGCCTTCTTGGAGATGCATTCAATAAAATGGTGGATAATCTAAATGAAAACATTAAAAAATACATAGACCTTGTTGAGACCTCGCCTGATGCAATAATTTCTGTGGATAAAAAAGGCAGGATAGTTGTCTGGAACAGGGCGGCGGAGCAGGTATTTGGTTATAGCAAAGAGGAAGTTCTCGGTAAGGATATCACAGGGCTTGGAATAATTGCAGATTGCATTTATGAGATTAATAAGGAGTCTCCTGTTCATAGAAAAACAGGGGAATGCTATGGTTTTAGAAAGAATGGGGAGAGTTTTCCTATTGAATTCTCTTTCTCTAAAACAGAGGTTGACTCTTCAGTGGTAACTACTTTTATTATTAGAGATATGACAGAGAAAAAGGAAATCCTTGAGAAACTGGAAGAGTCAGAGGCAAAGTCTAGGAGCATCATTGATGCAAGCAATGACGCTATTATAGTGGGTGATGAGAATGGAAACATAATCCTGTGGAACCCGGCAGCGGAGCAGCTATTCGGATATAAGAAGGAGGAGGCTCTGGGCAGAGGTTTTGACCAGCTTATTGTGCCTGAGGGGTACAGACATGTCCCGAGAGAAGCCTACAGGCGGGTATTAAAAACAAAGAAACTGGCACGGGAAGGCCATATAATTGAGGCTGAAGGGCTAAAAAAGGATGGTACAAGGTTTCCGGTGGAACATACTGCCTCTCTTTTTGAGATAGAAGGTAGAGTCAGGGTAGTGGCTATACTTCGCGATATAACGGAAAAGAAAGAGATTGAAGAAGAGCTGAGGAAAGGGAATAAAGAGCTTCAGAAAGCTTATCACAGGCTTAAAAGTCTGGATACACTCAAGAGAGATATTATATCCAATGTGTCGCATGAAATTTTAACGCCGGTAACTCTTGCCAAAGGTTTTATAGATGTGGCAATGTATGAGAACGAACCCGATATGATAAAAGATTATCTAAAACAGGTTAAAAGTGCACTTATCAGGATGGAATATGTAGTTGAAGACCTGGTTGAGGTTTCAAAACTTGATGTTGAAATAAGACCTGAAGATATGTCTGAAGTTGACATTGAAAAGATTATTGATGAAATAATAGCTATGAAAAAGGAAATGGCTGCTTTAAAAGGAGTTGTGATAAAGACAAAAATAAACGTTAGTAAAATTAAGGCAAATGAAGATAAAATAAAACATATACTCAGAGATTTGATAGACAATGCCATAAAATTCAATAAGCCAGATGGCGAGGTTTTAATAGAGGTTGAAAAGGAAGGCTCGAATGTAAAAATCGTTGTGAGTGATACGGGCATAGGCATTCCAGAGGACAAAATCGATATGATATTCCAGCCATTAACCCAGCTTGACCCCAGCACAAGAAGAGCCTACTCAGGCACAGGCACCGGTCTTGCTGTGGTGAAAAAGATTATTGAGGCACATAAAGGCACAATAGATGTTAAGAGCAGGGTGGGTGAAGGTACAACATTTATAATAACTCTACCTCAATAA